GCGTGGACGGCGAGCTGGTGCCGCTCAAGACGGCCCAGCTCACCCCGGTGGAGACCAAGCAGCTCTGCTACTCCATCCTCACGGACGCGCAGAAGCACAAGTTCGAGGAGGAGAACGAGCTCGACCTGTCCTTCGGTGTGAAGGGACTGTCGCGCTTCCGCGCCAACATCTACATGCAGCGTGGCGCGGTGGCCGGTGCCTTCCGCACCATTCCCTTCAAGATCCTCACGTTCCAGGAGCTCGGCCTGCCCCCGGTGGTGGCCGAGCTGGTGAAGAAGCCGCGCGGCCTCATCCTGGTGACGGGTCCCACGGGCTCGGGCAAGTCGACCACGCTGGCCTCGATGATCGACAAGATCAACACCGACCGTCATGAGCACATCATGACGATCGAGGATCCGATCGAGTACCTGCACCCGCACAAGAACTGCCTGGTGAACCAGCGCGAGGTGGGCGCGGACACGCGCAGCTTCAAGACGGCGCTCAAGTACATCCTCCGCCAGGACCCGGACGTGGTGCTGGTGGGTGAGTTGCGCGACCTGGAGACCATCGAGGCGGCGCTCGTCATCGCCGAGACGGGTCACACCTGCTACGCCACGCTGCACACCAACAGCGCGGTGCAGACCATCAACCGCGTGCTGGACGTGTTCCCGCCGTACCAGCAGCCGCAGGTGCGCGCGCAGCTCTCGTTCGTGCTGGAAGGCGTGATGAGCCAGGCGCTCATCGCCAAGGCGGGCTCCCCGGGCCGCGTGCTGGCGCTGGAGGTGATGATCCCCAACCCCGCCATCCGCAACCTCATCCGCGAGGACAAGGTCCATCAGGTGTACTCGTCCATGCAGGTGGGTCAGGCCAAGTTCGGCATGCAGACCTTCAATCAGGCCCTGGCGGCGCTGCTGGCGCGGCGGCTCATCAGCCAGGACGAGGCCTTCGGCCGCTCGAGCGACCCCGAGGAGCTGCGCAACCTGCTGGCGGGTGGTGGCCCCGCTGGCATGCCTGGTCAGCGTCCGGCCGGTCCGGGCGCACGGTAATTCGCGAAATTCAACCGCGGGGATAGACTCGCGTCCCCCTCGGAGGGCTGTATGGCTGCAACAGCGACTCAGAAAGCTGCACCCCAGAAGTCCAAGAACACGGCCCAGTTCCTCTGGGAGGCCAAGACCAAGGCTGGCGAGACCAAGAAGGGCGAGATGGAGGCCGCCGACATCGAGGCGGTCAACGCGCGCCTCAAGTCGCTCGGTCTCAATCCGGTCAAGGTCCGCCGCAAGGGGATGCTGGATTCCAACCTTGACCTGAGCTTCCTGGGCGGAGGCGTGACGGGCAAGGACATCCTCATCTTCACCCGTCAGTTCGCCACGATGATCGACGCCGGCCTGCCGCTGGTGCAGTGCCTCGACATCCTGGGCAGCCAGATGGACAACCCGGCCTTCCGCAAGGTCGTGTTCGCCATCAAGACCAAGGTGGAGCAGGGCTCCACCTTCGCGGACGCGCTGGCGGACCACCCCAAGGTGTTCGACGAGCTCTTCGTCCAGCTGTGCGCCGCGGGCGAGGTGGGCGGTATCCTCGACACCATCCTCAACCGGCTCGCGGCCTACCGCGAGAAGAACGAGAAGCTCAAGCGCAAGGTCAAGGGCGCGATGACCTACCCGGCCATCGTCATCCTGGTGGCCTTCGGCGTGACGGCGCTGCTGCTCCTCAAGGTGACGCCGACGTTCGAGAAGATGTTCAAGGACTTCGGTCAGGCCCTGCCCGCGCCCACCCAGTTCGTGGTGGACCTGTCGGCCGTTGCGCAGGCGTACTACCTGCACGCGTTCGGCGCCATCGTCGTCGCGGCCGTCTCCTTCACGTACTCGTACCGTCACCCGCAGGGCCGGCGTTTCTGGGACAAGATCTTCCTGATGGCGCCGCTGTTCGGGCCCGTCATCCGCAAGGTGGCCGTGGCGCGCTTCACCCGTACGCTCGGCACGATGATCTCCTCGGGCGTGCCCATCCTGGACGCGCTGGACGTGACGGCGAAGACGGCCGGTAACCGCACGGTGGAAGAGGCCATCTACTTCGTGCGCGGGAAGATCGCCGAGGGCAAGAACATCGCCGGTCCGCTGCTCGAGACGAAGGTGTTCCCGCCCATGGTGGTGCAGATGATCGGCGTGGGCGAGGCCACGGGCGCCATGGACACGATGCTCAACAAGATCGCCGACTTCTACGACGACGAGGTGGACACGGCGGTCGCGGCCCTCACGTCGATGATCGAACCGCTCCTCATGGTGTTCCTGGGCGGCGTGGTCGGTGGCTTCCTCATCGCGATGTACCTGCCCATCTTCTCCATCGCCGGTGCCGTCAAGTAGCGTCGGCGGCCGTCTGGTCCTCGCCGCTCCGCCCGAGGCGGACGCGCTTCGCACGCGGCTGGTCTGGCTCACCGTGTTCCGCACGGTGGCCGTCAGCCTGTCGCTGATCGCCGTCGCCGTCCGCCTGTTCGTCCAGCCCCTCGAAGAGCCCAGCCGCACGGACATGTTGTCCTTCGCGGTCATCGGGCTCGTGTACGTCTTCACCCTCGTCTACGGCCTCATGCTGCGCCGGGGGCAGGTGGACCGGGTGGCGGCGGCGGTGCAGGTGATGGGGGACCTGATCATCGCCTCGGCGCTCGTGTTCCTCACGGGCGTGGGAGACAGCCCCTTCACCTTCCTCTACCTGCTGGCCGTCATCGTCGCGAGCATCGTGCTGGATGGCCGGGGAGCGCTCGTCACCGCGGGGGCTGGCGCGCTCGCCTATGCCTCGCTGCTGGTCGCGGTGAAGTTCAGCTGGCTGGTGCCGCCCATCAGCTCCACCACCCCCACGCGAGGCCGGTTCGCCTTCCTGATGGCCAGCAACGTGCTGGCCCTCTTCCTCATCGCCGTGCTGGCGGGCTACCTGGCGCGCCAGCTGTCGGCGACCGGTGGCCAGCTGTCCGCGCGCGTGGCGGACCTCAAGCGGTTGGATGTCCTGCAGCGGCAGATCCTCGCCTGCATGCCCTCGGGGCTCATCACCTGCAACGCGGCTGGGGTCGTCACCTTCGTCAACCGCGCGGCCAGCTCCATCCTGTCGCTGGAGCCCCGGCTGCCCGCGAGCACGCATGTGGAGGCGCTGCTGCCGGGGGCGCTGGGGGCGGATGTCCGCCTGCGCCGCCGGGAGCTGACGGTCCGCACGGCGTCAGGCCTGCGCACGCTGGGGCTGACGGTGACGGAGCTGGAGGGCAGCGAGCTGGGGACGCTCATCGTCTTCCAGGATCTCACCGAGCTGCGCCGCATCGAGGAGGACTTGAAGCGCGCGGACCGGCTGGCGGCCCTGGGGACGCTGGCCGCCCAGCTCGCGCATGAGATTCGCAACCCGCTGGCGGCCATGCGGGGCTCGGCGCAACTGCTGGTGCAGGACCCTGGGACGGACCCGGGCTCGGCCAAGCTGGTGGAAATCCTGCTGCGCGAGTCGGACCGGCTCTCCAAGCTGGTGGAGGACTTCCTGCGCTTCGCCCGGCCCCCCCCGCCCACCAAGCTGGAGCTGGAGCTGGAGGTGCTGGTGGCGGAAACGGTGGACATGCTGCGGGCGGATCCGATCGCCCGGCAG
This is a stretch of genomic DNA from Archangium violaceum. It encodes these proteins:
- a CDS encoding type IV pilus twitching motility protein PilT: MVEKGASDLHITTGSPPQLRVDGELVPLKTAQLTPVETKQLCYSILTDAQKHKFEEENELDLSFGVKGLSRFRANIYMQRGAVAGAFRTIPFKILTFQELGLPPVVAELVKKPRGLILVTGPTGSGKSTTLASMIDKINTDRHEHIMTIEDPIEYLHPHKNCLVNQREVGADTRSFKTALKYILRQDPDVVLVGELRDLETIEAALVIAETGHTCYATLHTNSAVQTINRVLDVFPPYQQPQVRAQLSFVLEGVMSQALIAKAGSPGRVLALEVMIPNPAIRNLIREDKVHQVYSSMQVGQAKFGMQTFNQALAALLARRLISQDEAFGRSSDPEELRNLLAGGGPAGMPGQRPAGPGAR
- a CDS encoding type II secretion system F family protein, producing the protein MAATATQKAAPQKSKNTAQFLWEAKTKAGETKKGEMEAADIEAVNARLKSLGLNPVKVRRKGMLDSNLDLSFLGGGVTGKDILIFTRQFATMIDAGLPLVQCLDILGSQMDNPAFRKVVFAIKTKVEQGSTFADALADHPKVFDELFVQLCAAGEVGGILDTILNRLAAYREKNEKLKRKVKGAMTYPAIVILVAFGVTALLLLKVTPTFEKMFKDFGQALPAPTQFVVDLSAVAQAYYLHAFGAIVVAAVSFTYSYRHPQGRRFWDKIFLMAPLFGPVIRKVAVARFTRTLGTMISSGVPILDALDVTAKTAGNRTVEEAIYFVRGKIAEGKNIAGPLLETKVFPPMVVQMIGVGEATGAMDTMLNKIADFYDDEVDTAVAALTSMIEPLLMVFLGGVVGGFLIAMYLPIFSIAGAVK
- a CDS encoding two-component system sensor histidine kinase NtrB codes for the protein MPSSSVGGRLVLAAPPEADALRTRLVWLTVFRTVAVSLSLIAVAVRLFVQPLEEPSRTDMLSFAVIGLVYVFTLVYGLMLRRGQVDRVAAAVQVMGDLIIASALVFLTGVGDSPFTFLYLLAVIVASIVLDGRGALVTAGAGALAYASLLVAVKFSWLVPPISSTTPTRGRFAFLMASNVLALFLIAVLAGYLARQLSATGGQLSARVADLKRLDVLQRQILACMPSGLITCNAAGVVTFVNRAASSILSLEPRLPASTHVEALLPGALGADVRLRRRELTVRTASGLRTLGLTVTELEGSELGTLIVFQDLTELRRIEEDLKRADRLAALGTLAAQLAHEIRNPLAAMRGSAQLLVQDPGTDPGSAKLVEILLRESDRLSKLVEDFLRFARPPPPTKLELELEVLVAETVDMLRADPIARQVRVETALAPLRVPVDADQLRQVLINILRNAFQAAGEGGGVRVTLEPSGEQALLSIWDSAGGIPASDLSRIFEPFFSTRDGGTGLGLSTAYSIVRAHGGNIRVSSSPREGTEFLIQLPLQG